DNA sequence from the Candidatus Omnitrophota bacterium genome:
GTTTGTCTCCGATCATGGCCATTTATCACGCGCGATTCCTGCGCTATTTGGAGGACCGCGGCCTCAAGGAGCCCAAGGGTGAGCACGTGTGGTGCTTTATCGGCGACGGCGAATCGGACGAGCCGGAAAGTCTTGGGGCTATCACCTTGGCCTCGCGCGAAAAGCTCGACAACCTTATTTTTGTCATCAACTGTAATTTGCAGCGCTTGGACGGGCCGGTGCGCGGCAACGGGAAGATTATCCAGGAATTGGAGGCGGCCTTCCGCGGCGCGGGTTGGAATGTATTAAAAGTGATTTGGGGCGGGGACTGGGATCCGCTTTTGGCCGAGGACCGCGGCGGGCAACTGGTCAAGCGCATGAACGAGGTGGTGGACGGCAATTATCAGAAGTACACGGTTATGCCCGGAGCCTACACGCGCGAACATTTCTTCGGCAAGACGCCGGAGCTGGCCAAGATGGCGGAGTCTTTGACGGATCAGCAGATTGAGCGCATGCGGCGCGGGGGGCACGATCCGGCCAAAGTCTATGCCGCGTACAAGGCTGCGGTGGAGCACACGGGCCAGCCCACGGTGATTTTAGCCAAGACCGTGAAGGGTTATGGATTGGGCGAGGCCGGCGAGGGCCGCAATATCACGCACCAGCAAAAGAAGCTCAATGAAGAAGAGATGAAGGAGTTTCGCACCCGCTTCAATATTCCTCTTTCCGATGAGGACGTGGCGAAGATGCCCTTTTACAAGCCGGCCGAGGACAGTCCGGAAATGCTGTATTTGAAGGAGCGGCGTCAAGCGCTGGGCGGCTATGTGCCTTCGCGGGTGACCCAATACAGGGCGCTCAAGGCGCCGGGGCCGGAACTCTTCGAGGAGTTTGACGCAGGCACCGAGGCCCGAGAGGTGTCCACGACCATGGTCTTTGTGCGCATTCTTTCCAAATTGCTGCGGGACAAGGACATCGGGAAGCTCATCGTGCCCATTGTACCCGATGAATCGCGCACCTTTGGGATGGAGGCCTTGTTCAGGCAAGTGGGGATTTACTCGCATGTGGGCCAGCTCTACGAGCCTGTGGATTCGGATACGCTTCTCTACTATAAGGAAGCGACGGACGGCCAGATTCTCGAAGAGGGGATTACGGAGGCCGGTTCCATGGCCAGCTTTATTGCCGCGGGCACTTCCTATTCCTCGCACGGTGTGAACACCATTCCTTTTTTCATCTATTACTCTATGTTCGGTTTTCAGCGCGTGGGCGATATGATTTGGGCTGCTGCGGATTGCCGGGCCAAGGGATTTTTGGTGGGCGGTACGGCCGGGCGCACAACACTGGCCGGGGAAGGGTTGCAGCACCAGGACGGGCATTCGCACTTGATGGCGTCGGCGGTTCCCAACTTGATGGCTTATGATCCTGCCTTTGCGTATGAGATTGCCGTGATTGTGCGCGAAGGGATCCGGCGCATGTATGAGGCGCAGGAGGATATCTTCTACTACTTGACTGTGGGCAATGAGAACTACGCGCAGCCGCCCAAGCCCGGGGATGTGGATGAGGGGATACTCAAGGGGATGTATCGCTTCAAGGCCACGGAGCGCAAAGATCTTAAGCTGCGCGCGCATTTGTTCGGCAGCGGGGCGATCATGAATCAGGTTTTGAAGGCGGCGGAGATTCTTGAAGAAAAATACAATGTGGCGGTGGATACGTATAGCGTAACGAGTTATAAGGCTTTGCGTCAGGACGCGTTGGACTGCGAGCGCTGGAATATGCTGCATCCCGATGCTCCGGAACAGCGGCTTCCCCACATTGCCCGGACCTTGATGGGAGAGGAGGGGGTGTTTGTGGCGGCTTCGGATTATGTCAAGATTCTGCCCGATGCGATCGGGCGCTGGTTTCCGAAGCGCGTGCATTCCTTGGGCACGGACGGATTTGGGCGCAGCGAGAGCCGCGAGGCCTTGCGCGATTTCTTTGAAGTGGATGCGCGCTATATTGTGTTGAAAACGCTTCGGGCTCTGCAGATGCACGGGCACATTGAGGCCGGCACGGTGAAGAAGGCGATCACGGATTTGGAGATTGACACGGAGAAGGTCAATCCGATGGTGAGTTGACGCACAGCGTGCGTCATTGCGAACACAGTGAAGCAATCTGATACCCGGGAATCGTTATGATGGACTTCAAACTTCCTGAATTAGGCGAGAACATCGAATCCGGCGACGTGGTCGGTATTCTGGTGGCGGTTGGCGACTCGGTCGCCAAGGACCAGCCCCTTTTGGAGCTGGAGACCGAC
Encoded proteins:
- the aceE gene encoding pyruvate dehydrogenase (acetyl-transferring), homodimeric type, which produces MKDPIASFEEGLDKDELQDWLGSLEGLLEQYGPQHVGHLLQLLERKMRASGVDIPFTANTPYVNTIHVSEQPRYPGDREIERRIKSIIRWNAMAMVVRANREEAGIGGHISTYASAATLYEVAFNHFLRGKSDDYSGDTVFIQGHATPGIYARAYLEGRLTEKHLENFRRELREGGGLSSYPHPWLMPGFWEYPTVSMGLSPIMAIYHARFLRYLEDRGLKEPKGEHVWCFIGDGESDEPESLGAITLASREKLDNLIFVINCNLQRLDGPVRGNGKIIQELEAAFRGAGWNVLKVIWGGDWDPLLAEDRGGQLVKRMNEVVDGNYQKYTVMPGAYTREHFFGKTPELAKMAESLTDQQIERMRRGGHDPAKVYAAYKAAVEHTGQPTVILAKTVKGYGLGEAGEGRNITHQQKKLNEEEMKEFRTRFNIPLSDEDVAKMPFYKPAEDSPEMLYLKERRQALGGYVPSRVTQYRALKAPGPELFEEFDAGTEAREVSTTMVFVRILSKLLRDKDIGKLIVPIVPDESRTFGMEALFRQVGIYSHVGQLYEPVDSDTLLYYKEATDGQILEEGITEAGSMASFIAAGTSYSSHGVNTIPFFIYYSMFGFQRVGDMIWAAADCRAKGFLVGGTAGRTTLAGEGLQHQDGHSHLMASAVPNLMAYDPAFAYEIAVIVREGIRRMYEAQEDIFYYLTVGNENYAQPPKPGDVDEGILKGMYRFKATERKDLKLRAHLFGSGAIMNQVLKAAEILEEKYNVAVDTYSVTSYKALRQDALDCERWNMLHPDAPEQRLPHIARTLMGEEGVFVAASDYVKILPDAIGRWFPKRVHSLGTDGFGRSESREALRDFFEVDARYIVLKTLRALQMHGHIEAGTVKKAITDLEIDTEKVNPMVS